In Rubrobacter radiotolerans DSM 5868, a genomic segment contains:
- a CDS encoding class E sortase, translating to MPWTTETEINTTVKVAEPPRARSSKSSGSYANQATRRRGEVRHRTRYGTRGRALRENPRRRRLRVSREPVYQRRRRAALLAALAGLALVLMLLAVGLPGTGGGSGAAPVSKVEPPLLSTAPVVPGGEQVSIEPPEDKTLYLTVPKLGLYGHTVRNDGSAEALDAGAIKIPETGFPWQQNANTYISGHRVGYAGTESYYQFLDLPKLKNGDEVILEDAAGNRYTYRVFKVFAVEPTDVWVTEPLAGRDVVTLQTCTETVNDWETIGPELLESSPDTGRLIVRAERV from the coding sequence ATGCCGTGGACGACGGAGACCGAGATCAACACGACCGTAAAGGTCGCGGAGCCTCCGCGCGCCCGCTCGTCCAAAAGCAGCGGCTCATATGCAAATCAGGCGACGCGCCGCCGGGGCGAGGTCCGGCACAGGACGCGCTACGGGACTCGCGGCAGGGCGCTGCGCGAGAACCCGCGCCGCCGCAGGCTCCGGGTCAGCCGCGAGCCCGTCTACCAGAGACGCCGCCGGGCGGCGCTCCTCGCCGCGCTTGCAGGGCTCGCGCTCGTGCTGATGCTCCTCGCGGTCGGACTGCCGGGGACCGGGGGAGGTTCCGGCGCGGCCCCGGTCTCGAAGGTCGAGCCGCCGCTCCTCTCGACGGCCCCGGTCGTGCCCGGCGGCGAGCAGGTGAGCATCGAGCCGCCCGAGGACAAGACGCTCTACTTAACGGTCCCGAAGCTCGGGCTCTACGGCCACACGGTAAGGAACGACGGCTCCGCCGAGGCGCTCGACGCCGGGGCGATCAAGATCCCCGAGACCGGCTTTCCCTGGCAACAGAACGCCAACACCTACATCTCCGGCCACCGGGTCGGTTACGCCGGGACGGAGAGCTACTACCAGTTTCTCGACCTCCCGAAGCTCAAGAACGGCGACGAGGTGATCCTTGAGGACGCGGCCGGGAACCGCTACACCTACCGGGTATTCAAGGTCTTCGCCGTCGAGCCGACCGACGTGTGGGTTACAGAGCCACTTGCAGGCCGGGACGTCGTTACCCTGCAGACCTGCACCGAGACCGTCAATGACTGGGAGACGATCGGCCCCGAACTCCTCGAATCTAGCCCCGACACCGGGCGCCTGATCGTCCGCGCCGAACGGGTCTAG
- a CDS encoding DUF1330 domain-containing protein: MSFYALNLFDLAPNDLYRQYSRRSVAAVEKHGGRVVALGKLAGDAEPGGVEPRRVMVLVEWPDRAAFDAFLADPENGDLHPLREGGTQNYLWWLYEGLEDLRPVFREQDVRGT, from the coding sequence ATGTCCTTCTACGCCCTGAACCTCTTCGACCTCGCGCCGAACGACCTCTACCGGCAGTACTCAAGGCGCTCCGTCGCGGCCGTCGAAAAGCACGGCGGTAGGGTCGTAGCCCTCGGGAAGCTCGCCGGTGACGCGGAGCCCGGCGGCGTCGAGCCGCGCCGGGTCATGGTCCTCGTCGAGTGGCCCGACCGTGCGGCCTTCGACGCCTTTCTTGCAGACCCGGAGAACGGAGACCTCCATCCCCTGCGCGAGGGCGGCACGCAGAACTATCTCTGGTGGCTCTACGAGGGACTGGAGGACCTGCGCCCTGTATTTCGGGAGCAGGACGTCCGGGGGACATGA
- the pfkA gene encoding 6-phosphofructokinase: MRLAVLTSGGDAPGMNGAIRAVARTAFARGWEVLGVRNGYQGLLENDLVPLRDRAVGGILHRGGTVLGTARSPEFTKPEGQRRALGNLSAAGVEGLVVIGGEGSLTGALRLSELGLRTAGIPGTIDNDVPATDMAIGVDTALNTALEAIDRIKDTASSHQRAHVVEVMGRHCGYLALMGAIAGGAEAVLVPEFTPDPQGIVESLVRSYAKGKPHFIVVVAEGASVSAEELHEYINRTPGAFESRLTVLGHVQRGGNPLAYDRILSGRLGAAAVEALADGDSGVMVGTAGRNVARVPLSEVAGGPRPLDPQVYSLARTLAGLSPDEHAP, encoded by the coding sequence GTGCGCCTCGCCGTCCTTACAAGCGGCGGTGACGCTCCGGGGATGAACGGCGCGATCCGGGCCGTAGCCCGCACCGCCTTCGCCCGGGGCTGGGAGGTGCTCGGCGTCAGAAACGGTTATCAGGGGCTCCTTGAGAACGACCTTGTCCCGCTCAGAGACCGCGCCGTCGGCGGCATCCTGCACCGGGGCGGCACGGTCCTCGGGACGGCCCGCTCCCCGGAGTTCACGAAGCCCGAAGGACAGCGCCGGGCGCTCGGGAACCTCTCCGCCGCCGGGGTCGAGGGGCTCGTCGTGATCGGGGGCGAGGGCAGCCTTACCGGGGCGCTCAGGCTCTCGGAGCTCGGCCTCCGGACCGCCGGAATCCCCGGCACGATAGACAACGACGTGCCCGCAACCGATATGGCGATCGGCGTGGACACCGCGCTCAACACCGCGCTTGAGGCGATAGACCGGATAAAGGACACCGCAAGCTCCCACCAGCGGGCGCACGTCGTCGAGGTGATGGGCCGCCACTGCGGCTACCTCGCGCTCATGGGTGCGATCGCCGGGGGAGCCGAGGCCGTGCTCGTCCCGGAGTTCACCCCCGACCCGCAGGGTATCGTCGAGTCGCTTGTCCGTTCCTACGCAAAGGGCAAACCGCACTTTATCGTCGTTGTAGCCGAGGGGGCGAGCGTCTCGGCCGAGGAGCTGCACGAGTACATAAACCGCACCCCCGGAGCCTTCGAGTCCCGCCTGACCGTTCTCGGACACGTCCAGCGCGGCGGGAACCCGCTCGCCTACGACCGCATCCTCTCCGGGCGTCTGGGGGCGGCCGCGGTCGAGGCGCTCGCCGACGGGGACTCGGGCGTGATGGTCGGGACGGCCGGCCGGAACGTGGCGCGCGTCCCGCTCTCGGAGGTCGCCGGCGGACCTCGCCCGCTCGACCCGCAGGTCTACAGCCTCGCCCGGACCCTCGCCGGGCTCTCTCCGGACGAGCACGCCCCGTAG
- a CDS encoding cation-translocating P-type ATPase → MSDAVSRREKAHPAALEVEAVLEQVEVSIDEGLSPEEAKKRLEEHGPNVLESSGGESIPKILWRQINDPLIWVLIVAGLFAILLGETIDALVVYAVVIANTLIGFIQEYKAGKEIEALASFVPTETVVLRDGERQTVPASDVVPGDVLLLQSGDRVPADGRVVAARGLQTDEAALTGESLPVEKSPDPVEEGSEVADRASMVHNGSYVTGGNGTVVVTATGRKTELGRVSTMLDEAEGVETPLTKQISWVGKWIAAAILAVAVVLLAIGLVRGFPLVDAVLAAIALAVAAIPEGLPAVITITLAIGVRHMASRQAVIRHLPAAETLGSSTVVCSDKTGTLTRNEMTVRQLWTSAGSRYEVSGTGYRPEGEFSRSDETVEEAPEDLRELLLAGVLCNDSGLKEEDGEWRVTGDPTEGALLVAARKLGLTLKEANAEHPRRDSIPFESERQYMATLNDAADGDGRVIYLKGAPEVVLERCDRLAGGGELDRDAVLARMESFADEGQRVLAFARRFESGDTERLEEDDVGGGFELLGLAGMIDPPRDEAIEAVAACHRAGISVKMITGDHKATAAAIGRQLGLVDERNGAALTGREISRLSDEELGEAVATTNVFARVAPEHKLRLLKTLQARGEVAAMTGDGVNDAPALKQADIGVAMGITGTDVSKEAADVVLTDDNFSSIQAAVEEGRRVYDNLRKALAFLLPTNVGQALIILIGVMFFPVVGGEALLPMQPTQVLWVNLVVAVALALPLAFEVLEPGTMERPPRDPNASILDWMIFLRTLMVGVLMAVGGVGLFLFEYGVQGGGLEGAQTMAVTAIIFYQIFYLIECRSLRGSVFEVGLFTNKWVFVGIGALLLLQLGFVYLPFMNTLFHTAPLGLTEWLLAALVGLIVFPFVSLEKWLRRRREKNRSVRQERRDLPAAR, encoded by the coding sequence ATGTCGGATGCGGTCTCCAGAAGGGAAAAAGCACACCCCGCGGCACTCGAAGTCGAGGCGGTCCTGGAGCAGGTCGAGGTTTCGATCGACGAAGGGCTCAGCCCGGAAGAGGCAAAGAAGAGGCTTGAGGAGCACGGACCGAACGTGCTCGAAAGCTCGGGCGGAGAGAGCATCCCGAAGATCCTCTGGCGGCAGATAAACGACCCCCTGATCTGGGTCCTTATCGTCGCGGGTCTGTTCGCGATCCTTCTTGGCGAGACAATCGACGCGCTCGTCGTCTACGCGGTCGTTATCGCGAACACGCTTATAGGCTTTATCCAGGAGTACAAGGCGGGGAAGGAGATCGAAGCCCTCGCGAGCTTCGTGCCGACCGAGACGGTCGTCCTGCGCGACGGCGAGCGCCAGACCGTCCCGGCCTCCGACGTCGTGCCGGGCGACGTGCTCCTCTTGCAGTCCGGCGACCGGGTCCCGGCCGACGGACGCGTCGTCGCGGCGCGCGGGCTTCAGACCGATGAAGCCGCGCTCACCGGGGAGTCGCTGCCCGTCGAGAAGTCCCCCGACCCGGTGGAAGAGGGCTCCGAAGTCGCCGACCGGGCGAGCATGGTACACAACGGCTCCTACGTGACCGGCGGGAACGGCACCGTTGTTGTAACCGCAACGGGTCGCAAAACAGAGCTCGGGCGCGTCTCAACGATGCTCGATGAGGCCGAGGGCGTGGAGACGCCGCTCACGAAGCAGATCTCCTGGGTCGGGAAGTGGATCGCCGCCGCGATCCTCGCGGTCGCGGTCGTGCTGCTCGCCATCGGACTCGTCCGGGGCTTCCCGCTCGTGGACGCGGTGCTTGCGGCGATCGCCCTCGCCGTCGCCGCCATCCCCGAGGGGCTGCCGGCGGTTATCACGATCACGCTCGCCATCGGCGTCCGGCACATGGCGAGCCGTCAGGCCGTGATCCGCCACCTCCCCGCCGCCGAGACGCTCGGCAGCTCGACGGTCGTCTGCTCGGACAAGACCGGAACCCTCACCCGCAACGAGATGACCGTCCGCCAGCTCTGGACGAGCGCGGGGAGCAGATACGAGGTTAGCGGTACCGGCTACCGGCCCGAGGGCGAGTTCTCCCGCTCGGACGAGACGGTCGAGGAAGCTCCGGAGGACCTCCGCGAGCTGCTCCTTGCGGGCGTGCTCTGCAACGACTCGGGTCTGAAGGAGGAGGACGGCGAGTGGCGCGTCACCGGCGATCCGACCGAGGGCGCCCTTCTCGTTGCGGCGCGAAAGCTCGGCCTCACGCTGAAGGAGGCGAACGCCGAGCACCCGCGCCGGGACTCCATCCCCTTCGAGTCCGAGCGGCAGTACATGGCGACTCTGAACGACGCGGCCGACGGAGACGGACGGGTCATCTACCTGAAGGGAGCGCCGGAGGTCGTTCTGGAGCGGTGCGACAGGCTCGCCGGGGGAGGCGAGCTAGACCGCGACGCCGTGCTCGCCAGGATGGAGAGCTTCGCCGACGAGGGGCAGCGCGTGCTCGCCTTCGCCCGCCGCTTCGAGAGCGGCGACACCGAGCGGCTGGAGGAGGACGACGTGGGCGGCGGCTTCGAGCTTCTCGGGCTCGCGGGCATGATCGACCCCCCAAGGGACGAGGCGATCGAGGCGGTCGCAGCCTGTCACCGGGCCGGGATCTCGGTGAAGATGATCACGGGCGACCACAAAGCAACCGCCGCCGCCATCGGCCGCCAGCTCGGTCTCGTGGACGAGCGAAACGGCGCGGCGCTCACCGGGCGGGAGATCTCCCGCCTCTCCGACGAGGAGCTCGGCGAGGCCGTGGCCACCACGAACGTCTTCGCGCGCGTCGCCCCGGAGCACAAGCTCCGCCTTCTAAAGACCCTCCAGGCTCGCGGCGAGGTCGCGGCGATGACGGGCGATGGCGTGAACGACGCGCCGGCCCTCAAGCAGGCCGACATCGGTGTGGCGATGGGCATCACCGGCACCGACGTCTCGAAGGAGGCCGCAGACGTCGTGCTTACCGACGATAACTTCTCCTCCATTCAGGCCGCGGTCGAGGAGGGCCGCCGCGTCTACGACAACCTCCGCAAGGCGCTCGCGTTCCTGCTCCCGACGAACGTCGGGCAGGCGCTCATCATCCTTATCGGGGTGATGTTCTTCCCCGTCGTCGGAGGCGAGGCGCTGCTCCCGATGCAGCCGACGCAGGTCCTGTGGGTCAACCTCGTCGTTGCCGTCGCGCTCGCGCTCCCGCTCGCCTTCGAGGTACTGGAGCCCGGGACGATGGAGCGTCCCCCGCGCGACCCGAACGCTTCGATCCTGGACTGGATGATCTTTCTCAGGACCCTGATGGTCGGTGTGCTCATGGCGGTCGGCGGCGTCGGGCTCTTCCTCTTCGAGTACGGCGTACAGGGCGGCGGACTCGAAGGCGCGCAGACAATGGCCGTAACGGCGATCATCTTCTACCAGATCTTCTACCTTATCGAGTGCCGGTCCCTGCGCGGCTCGGTCTTCGAGGTCGGTCTGTTTACAAACAAGTGGGTCTTTGTCGGGATCGGAGCCCTGCTCCTCCTGCAACTCGGCTTTGTCTACCTGCCGTTCATGAACACGCTCTTCCACACGGCCCCGCTCGGCCTGACCGAGTGGCTGCTCGCCGCGCTCGTCGGCCTGATCGTCTTCCCGTTCGTCAGCCTGGAGAAATGGCTCCGCAGGCGCCGGGAGAAGAACCGGTCGGTCCGGCAGGAGCGCCGCGATCTCCCGGCGGCCCGCTAG
- a CDS encoding acyl-CoA dehydrogenase family protein, producing the protein MNFDYTDEQRRWRELAREFAEGEISPVAAKLDREQKFPYEIVRKMCDLGLMGLTIPEEYGGSGGDFVGYNLALEEICRADTSVGITMEAHVSLGCAPIVDFGTPEQKEHYLGEIVQGGRKLWAFGLTEPNAGTDAGGTETTAELDGGEWVINGEKKWITNGGTDITGGVTAIAKTGERENGKPELTAIIIEQEREGFTRGPGYEKTGWRASDQRQLYFRDVRVPESNTLGERGNGFRQFLRTLDAGRVAVGALSVGLAQACFEEALSRAKERRQFGRAISEFQGIQFKLADMAMEIELARGMVLKAAWLKDKGRPFGREASMAKVFASETAKRAADQAVQIWGGEGFMETSNVARYWRQVKINEIGEGTSEINRQIIARSLLREESGEEVKARMTAQ; encoded by the coding sequence ATGAACTTCGACTACACGGACGAACAGCGCCGGTGGCGCGAGCTTGCGAGGGAGTTTGCGGAGGGGGAGATCTCACCCGTAGCCGCGAAGCTCGACCGGGAGCAGAAGTTCCCGTACGAGATCGTCCGCAAGATGTGCGACCTCGGGTTGATGGGGCTTACAATCCCCGAGGAGTACGGCGGCTCGGGCGGCGACTTTGTCGGCTACAACCTCGCGCTGGAGGAGATCTGCCGCGCCGACACCTCCGTCGGCATAACGATGGAGGCCCACGTCTCCCTCGGTTGCGCCCCGATCGTTGACTTCGGCACGCCCGAGCAGAAGGAGCACTACCTCGGGGAGATAGTCCAGGGCGGCAGAAAGCTCTGGGCCTTCGGCCTCACCGAGCCGAACGCCGGGACCGACGCCGGAGGGACCGAGACGACCGCCGAGCTCGACGGCGGCGAGTGGGTGATAAACGGCGAGAAGAAGTGGATCACGAACGGCGGCACCGACATTACCGGGGGCGTTACCGCGATAGCGAAGACGGGCGAGCGCGAGAACGGAAAGCCGGAGCTTACCGCCATCATCATCGAGCAGGAGAGGGAGGGCTTCACCCGAGGTCCCGGCTACGAGAAGACCGGCTGGCGGGCCTCCGACCAGCGCCAGCTCTACTTCCGGGACGTGCGCGTCCCCGAGTCGAACACTCTAGGCGAGCGGGGGAACGGCTTCCGGCAGTTCCTCAGGACGCTGGACGCCGGGCGCGTCGCCGTCGGGGCGCTCTCGGTCGGGCTGGCGCAGGCGTGCTTTGAGGAGGCTCTTTCCCGGGCGAAGGAGCGCCGGCAGTTCGGGCGGGCGATCTCGGAGTTTCAGGGCATCCAGTTCAAGCTCGCGGACATGGCGATGGAGATAGAGCTGGCGCGGGGCATGGTCCTCAAGGCGGCGTGGCTTAAGGACAAAGGCCGACCGTTCGGCAGGGAGGCCAGCATGGCGAAGGTCTTTGCCTCGGAGACGGCCAAGCGCGCCGCGGACCAGGCCGTGCAGATCTGGGGCGGCGAGGGCTTCATGGAGACAAGCAACGTCGCGCGGTACTGGCGGCAGGTAAAGATAAACGAGATCGGCGAGGGAACGAGCGAGATAAACCGCCAGATCATCGCCCGAAGCCTCCTGCGGGAGGAGTCCGGCGAAGAGGTAAAGGCCCGGATGACCGCGCAATGA
- a CDS encoding DUF2795 domain-containing protein yields the protein MDLKGMSQEDKEKYLGRAEYPADRDAVLKTAESSDAPPELLEGIRSLPENDRFSGPQDVFAAITGLPRVRTPK from the coding sequence ATGGACCTGAAGGGCATGTCACAGGAGGACAAGGAAAAGTACCTCGGCCGGGCCGAGTACCCCGCGGACCGCGACGCCGTGCTAAAGACCGCCGAGTCGAGCGACGCCCCGCCGGAGCTGCTCGAAGGCATCCGCTCCCTGCCGGAGAACGACAGGTTCAGCGGACCTCAGGACGTCTTTGCCGCGATCACGGGCCTACCCCGCGTAAGAACCCCGAAGTAG
- a CDS encoding C40 family peptidase: MVSSVLSVFGARTFRAAVAVAVVVAVLAALVGAKSESALAQEAGYGSGEAVVAEAQGWLGVPYVYGGASYAGVDCSGLTQQVMAAFGVSLPHSAAEQFGYGAPGSGAAGDLVFADFTGGGIGHVGIATGDGQMINAPYPGTTVRYDPIPAENLVGYRTVV, encoded by the coding sequence TTGGTTTCTTCCGTTCTGTCTGTTTTCGGGGCGAGGACCTTCCGAGCGGCGGTGGCCGTCGCGGTGGTCGTCGCGGTTCTGGCGGCGCTTGTCGGCGCGAAGTCCGAGAGCGCTCTTGCGCAGGAGGCGGGTTACGGCTCGGGCGAGGCGGTCGTCGCCGAGGCGCAGGGCTGGCTCGGGGTCCCGTACGTGTACGGCGGGGCGTCCTACGCGGGGGTTGACTGCTCCGGGCTCACGCAGCAGGTGATGGCGGCCTTCGGGGTCTCGCTGCCGCACTCGGCGGCGGAGCAGTTCGGCTACGGAGCGCCCGGATCGGGTGCGGCGGGGGACCTCGTCTTTGCCGACTTCACGGGCGGCGGCATCGGCCACGTCGGGATAGCTACGGGCGACGGGCAGATGATCAACGCTCCGTATCCGGGTACCACCGTCCGCTACGACCCGATCCCGGCCGAGAACCTTGTCGGCTACAGGACCGTCGTGTAG